From a single Rutidosis leptorrhynchoides isolate AG116_Rl617_1_P2 chromosome 5, CSIRO_AGI_Rlap_v1, whole genome shotgun sequence genomic region:
- the LOC139849419 gene encoding uncharacterized protein — translation MRKRRWIELLNDYDCKICYHPGKANVVTDALSRKERIKPLRVRALNRTIHANLVSQIRDSQLEVVKEEHWNDAAIKGLVKQFEVKGDGTCYFAGRVWVPKHADVATYVSKCLTCAKVKVDNQKPSGLLQKPKIP, via the exons ATGCGAAAACGAcgttggattgaattgttgaatgattatgactgcaAAATATGTTATCATCCTGGGAAGGCTAACGTGGTTACCGATGCGTTGAGCCGGAAGGAAAGGATTAAACCTCtgcgagttagagcattgaatagGACTATTCATGCAAATCTTGTTTCTCAAATTCGAGATTCTCAATTAGAGGTTGTGAAGGAGGAGCATTGGAATGATGCGGCGATTAAAGGATTGGTTAAGCAATTTGAAGTAAAGGGTGATGGGACCTGTTACTTTGCAGGACGTGTATGGGTACCAAAGCATG ctgacgttgctacttatgtgagCAAATGTTTGACTTGTGCGAAAGTCAAAGTGGATAACCAAAAACCGTCAGGGTTGTTGCAGAAACcgaaaatcccataa